A genomic region of Seriola aureovittata isolate HTS-2021-v1 ecotype China chromosome 21, ASM2101889v1, whole genome shotgun sequence contains the following coding sequences:
- the kcnj2a gene encoding inward rectifier potassium channel 2a, translating into MGSVRASRYSIVSSEEDGMKLATMAVPNGYSNGKSKVHTRHQPQSRFVKKDGHCNVQFINVSEKGQRYLADIFTTCVDIRWRWMFIIFCLAFLLSWLFFGCVFWLVAIFHGDLESDTQKCVSNVSSFTAAFLFSIETQTTIGYGYRYVTDECPVAVFMVVFQSIVGCIIDAFIIGAVMAKMAKPKKRNETLVFSHNATVAMRDNKLCLMWRVGNLRKSHLVEAHVRAQLLKSRTTAEGEYIPLDQMDIDVGFDSGVDRIFLVSPITIVHEIDEDSPFYDMSKQDLENSEFEIVVILEGMVEATAMTTQCRSSYVASEILWGHRFEPVLFEEKNYYKVDYSRFHKTYEVPSTPLCSARDLAEKKYILSNSNSFCYENEMALENKEDTDEGNGGSVGPDGTQTDNISETEHSQATVPLEPRPLRRESEI; encoded by the coding sequence ATGGGAAGCGTGCGAGCCAGCCGCTACAGCATTGTGTCATCAGAGGAGGACGGCATGAAGCTTGCCACTATGGCAGTACCCAATGGCTACAGCAATGGCAAGAGCAAGGTGCACACGAGGCACCAGCCGCAGAGCAGATTTGTAAAGAAAGACGGTCACTGCAATGTGCAGTTCATCAACGTGAGCGAGAAAGGTCAGCGGTACTTGGCTGACATCTTCACTACATGCGTGGACATCCGCTGGAGGTGGATGTTCATCATCTTCTGCCTAGCCTTTCTCCTGTCGTGGCTGTTCTTCGGCTGCGTCTTCTGGCTGGTGGCCATCTTCCATGGGGACTTAGAGAGTGACACCCAGAAGTGTGTCTCCAACGTGAGCAGCTTCACCGCTGCCTTCCTGTTCTCCATTGAGACTCAAACAACTATTGGTTACGGCTACAGATATGTGACAGACGAGTGCCCTGTTGCTGTCTTCATGGTGGTTTTCCAAAGCATTGTGGGCTGCATTATTGATGCTTTCATAATTGGTGCCGTCATGGCAAAAATGGCAAAGCCCAAGAAGAGGAACGAAACTTTGGTTTTCAGCCATAATGCCACGGTGGCCATGAGGGACAACAAGCTCTGCCTGATGTGGCGTGTGGGCAATTTAAGGAAGAGCCACCTGGTAGAGGCGCATGTGCGGGCGCAACTTCTGAAATCCCGGACGACAGCGGAGGGAGAGTACATCCCCCTTGACCAGATGGACATAGATGTGGGCTTTGACAGCGGAGTCGACCGCATCTTCCTGGTCTCCCCAATCACCATCGTCCACGAGATTGACGAGGACAGCCCCTTCTACGATATGAGCAAACAGGACCTGGAGAACTCCGAATTTGAAATCGTGGTCATCCTTGAGGGAATGGTCGAGGCGACAGCCATGACCACACAGTGCCGCAGCTCCTACGTCGCAAGCGAGATCCTCTGGGGCCACCGATTCGAGCCTGTGCTCTTTGAGGAGAAAAACTACTACAAGGTGGACTACTCCCGCTTCCATAAGACATACGAGGTGCCAAGCACCCCTCTGTGCAGCGCCAGAGACCTCGCagagaaaaaatacattctCTCAAACTCCAACTCCTTCTGCTACGAAAACGAGATGGCGCTGGAGAACAAAGAGGACACGGACGAGGGGAACGGGGGCAGTGTTGGGCCTGACGGCACCCAGACAGACAACATCTCAGAGACTGAACACAGCCAAGCCACGGTGCCGCTAGAGCCTCGGCCTCTGAGACGAGAATCAGAAATATGA